The proteins below come from a single Triticum aestivum cultivar Chinese Spring chromosome 5D, IWGSC CS RefSeq v2.1, whole genome shotgun sequence genomic window:
- the LOC123122592 gene encoding GDSL esterase/lipase At1g28650 isoform X4, translated as MKLPSLYLRPSLLMASLVIQLITVVVASGGGSGTTSSTAAAAAAPTKKYNAMFTFGDSMDETGNICVGSSNKTELNVLTCTHPPYGETYFGRPSCRWCDGRVVVDFVGCKGYVRKSLFMFGAYGGNDYNVQLLERGLTPEQAMNYTPKIVGAIANGVVKLIALGAVHVVVPGIFPTGCLPIFLSLFGDGDADLDDAGCLKAYNLLTKYHNSMLRKQVEALQRRHRNSTRLMYADYYGLVYQMVQEPHKFVCMMTFWMLGSFLMLQKC; from the exons ATGAAACTCCCAAGCTTATACTTACGGCCATCGCTGCTCATGGCTTCCTTAGTCATCCAACTGATCACGGTGGTGGTGGCCAGTGGTGGCGGCAGCGGTACTACatcgtcgacggcggcggcggcggcggctccaacGAAGAAATACAATGCCATGTTCACCTTCGGTGACTCGATGGATGAGACAGGCAACATATGCGTTGGCAGCAGCAACAAGACGGAGTTGAACGTGCTCACCTGCACCCACCCGCCGTACGGCGAAACCTACTTCGGAAGGCCGTCTTGCCGGTGGTGTGACGGCCGCGTGGTTGTTGACTTCGTCG GTTGCAAAGGATACGTGAGGAAATCGCTCTTCATGTTCGGTGCATACGGCGGAAACGACTACAACGTGCAGCTGCTTGAACGTGGTTTGACACCGGAGCAGGCAATGAACTACACCCCAAAGATCGTTGGTGCCATCGCCAACGGCGTGGTG aaactgATTGCTCTCGGCGCCGTCCACGTCGTCGTCCCGGGAATCTTCCCGACCGGCTGCTTGCCGATCTTCCTGTCCTTGTTCGGCGACGGCGACGCCGACCTGGACGACGCCGGCTGCCTCAAGGCCTACAACCTCCTGACCAAGTACCACAACTCGATGCTCCGGAAGCAGGTGGAAGCCCTCCAGCGGAGGCACCGCAACTCGACGAGGCTCATGTACGCGGACTACTACGGCCTCGTGTACCAGATGGTCCAGGAGCCCCACAAGTTTG TTTGTATGATGACATTTTGGATGTTAGGTTCTTTTTTGATGCTTCAGAAATGTTAG
- the LOC123122592 gene encoding GDSL esterase/lipase At1g28600 isoform X1: MKLPSLYLRPSLLMASLVIQLITVVVASGGGSGTTSSTAAAAAAPTKKYNAMFTFGDSMDETGNICVGSSNKTELNVLTCTHPPYGETYFGRPSCRWCDGRVVVDFVGCKGYVRKSLFMFGAYGGNDYNVQLLERGLTPEQAMNYTPKIVGAIANGVVKLIALGAVHVVVPGIFPTGCLPIFLSLFGDGDADLDDAGCLKAYNLLTKYHNSMLRKQVEALQRRHRNSTRLMYADYYGLVYQMVQEPHKFGFSAPFEACCGAGGGKYNFDLSARCGMDGATVACRDSSARLSWDGIHPTEAANKVIAGALLRGPYCTPPILS; this comes from the exons ATGAAACTCCCAAGCTTATACTTACGGCCATCGCTGCTCATGGCTTCCTTAGTCATCCAACTGATCACGGTGGTGGTGGCCAGTGGTGGCGGCAGCGGTACTACatcgtcgacggcggcggcggcggcggctccaacGAAGAAATACAATGCCATGTTCACCTTCGGTGACTCGATGGATGAGACAGGCAACATATGCGTTGGCAGCAGCAACAAGACGGAGTTGAACGTGCTCACCTGCACCCACCCGCCGTACGGCGAAACCTACTTCGGAAGGCCGTCTTGCCGGTGGTGTGACGGCCGCGTGGTTGTTGACTTCGTCG GTTGCAAAGGATACGTGAGGAAATCGCTCTTCATGTTCGGTGCATACGGCGGAAACGACTACAACGTGCAGCTGCTTGAACGTGGTTTGACACCGGAGCAGGCAATGAACTACACCCCAAAGATCGTTGGTGCCATCGCCAACGGCGTGGTG aaactgATTGCTCTCGGCGCCGTCCACGTCGTCGTCCCGGGAATCTTCCCGACCGGCTGCTTGCCGATCTTCCTGTCCTTGTTCGGCGACGGCGACGCCGACCTGGACGACGCCGGCTGCCTCAAGGCCTACAACCTCCTGACCAAGTACCACAACTCGATGCTCCGGAAGCAGGTGGAAGCCCTCCAGCGGAGGCACCGCAACTCGACGAGGCTCATGTACGCGGACTACTACGGCCTCGTGTACCAGATGGTCCAGGAGCCCCACAAGTTTG GGTTTAGCGCTCCGTTTGAGGCGTGCTGCGGGGCGGGAGGGGGCAAGTACAACTTCGACCTGAGCGCGAGGTGCGGTATGGACGGGGCCACGGTGGCGTGCCGCGACTCGTCGGCGCGGCTCAGCTGGGACGGCATCCACCCCACGGAGGCGGCTAACAAGGTGATCGCCGGGGCACTGCTCAGGGGACCCTACTGCACTCCTCCCATCCTATCCTAG
- the LOC123122592 gene encoding GDSL esterase/lipase At1g28600 isoform X3 — protein sequence MKLPSLYLRPSLLMASLVIQLITVVVASGGGSGTTSSTAAAAAAPTKKYNAMFTFGDSMDETGNICVGSSNKTELNVLTCTHPPYGETYFGRPSCRWCDGRVVVDFVGCKGYVRKSLFMFGAYGGNDYNVQLLERGLTPEQKLIALGAVHVVVPGIFPTGCLPIFLSLFGDGDADLDDAGCLKAYNLLTKYHNSMLRKQVEALQRRHRNSTRLMYADYYGLVYQMVQEPHKFGFSAPFEACCGAGGGKYNFDLSARCGMDGATVACRDSSARLSWDGIHPTEAANKVIAGALLRGPYCTPPILS from the exons ATGAAACTCCCAAGCTTATACTTACGGCCATCGCTGCTCATGGCTTCCTTAGTCATCCAACTGATCACGGTGGTGGTGGCCAGTGGTGGCGGCAGCGGTACTACatcgtcgacggcggcggcggcggcggctccaacGAAGAAATACAATGCCATGTTCACCTTCGGTGACTCGATGGATGAGACAGGCAACATATGCGTTGGCAGCAGCAACAAGACGGAGTTGAACGTGCTCACCTGCACCCACCCGCCGTACGGCGAAACCTACTTCGGAAGGCCGTCTTGCCGGTGGTGTGACGGCCGCGTGGTTGTTGACTTCGTCG GTTGCAAAGGATACGTGAGGAAATCGCTCTTCATGTTCGGTGCATACGGCGGAAACGACTACAACGTGCAGCTGCTTGAACGTGGTTTGACACCGGAGCAG aaactgATTGCTCTCGGCGCCGTCCACGTCGTCGTCCCGGGAATCTTCCCGACCGGCTGCTTGCCGATCTTCCTGTCCTTGTTCGGCGACGGCGACGCCGACCTGGACGACGCCGGCTGCCTCAAGGCCTACAACCTCCTGACCAAGTACCACAACTCGATGCTCCGGAAGCAGGTGGAAGCCCTCCAGCGGAGGCACCGCAACTCGACGAGGCTCATGTACGCGGACTACTACGGCCTCGTGTACCAGATGGTCCAGGAGCCCCACAAGTTTG GGTTTAGCGCTCCGTTTGAGGCGTGCTGCGGGGCGGGAGGGGGCAAGTACAACTTCGACCTGAGCGCGAGGTGCGGTATGGACGGGGCCACGGTGGCGTGCCGCGACTCGTCGGCGCGGCTCAGCTGGGACGGCATCCACCCCACGGAGGCGGCTAACAAGGTGATCGCCGGGGCACTGCTCAGGGGACCCTACTGCACTCCTCCCATCCTATCCTAG
- the LOC123122592 gene encoding GDSL esterase/lipase At1g28600 isoform X2 yields MKLPSLYLRPSLLMASLVIQLITVVVASGGGSGTTSSTAAAAAAPTKKYNAMFTFGDSMDETGNICVGSSNKTELNVLTCTHPPYGETYFGRPSCRWCDGRVVVDFVGCKGYVRKSLFMFGAYGGNDYNVQLLERGLTPEQAMNYTPKIVGAIANGVKLIALGAVHVVVPGIFPTGCLPIFLSLFGDGDADLDDAGCLKAYNLLTKYHNSMLRKQVEALQRRHRNSTRLMYADYYGLVYQMVQEPHKFGFSAPFEACCGAGGGKYNFDLSARCGMDGATVACRDSSARLSWDGIHPTEAANKVIAGALLRGPYCTPPILS; encoded by the exons ATGAAACTCCCAAGCTTATACTTACGGCCATCGCTGCTCATGGCTTCCTTAGTCATCCAACTGATCACGGTGGTGGTGGCCAGTGGTGGCGGCAGCGGTACTACatcgtcgacggcggcggcggcggcggctccaacGAAGAAATACAATGCCATGTTCACCTTCGGTGACTCGATGGATGAGACAGGCAACATATGCGTTGGCAGCAGCAACAAGACGGAGTTGAACGTGCTCACCTGCACCCACCCGCCGTACGGCGAAACCTACTTCGGAAGGCCGTCTTGCCGGTGGTGTGACGGCCGCGTGGTTGTTGACTTCGTCG GTTGCAAAGGATACGTGAGGAAATCGCTCTTCATGTTCGGTGCATACGGCGGAAACGACTACAACGTGCAGCTGCTTGAACGTGGTTTGACACCGGAGCAGGCAATGAACTACACCCCAAAGATCGTTGGTGCCATCGCCAACGGCGTG aaactgATTGCTCTCGGCGCCGTCCACGTCGTCGTCCCGGGAATCTTCCCGACCGGCTGCTTGCCGATCTTCCTGTCCTTGTTCGGCGACGGCGACGCCGACCTGGACGACGCCGGCTGCCTCAAGGCCTACAACCTCCTGACCAAGTACCACAACTCGATGCTCCGGAAGCAGGTGGAAGCCCTCCAGCGGAGGCACCGCAACTCGACGAGGCTCATGTACGCGGACTACTACGGCCTCGTGTACCAGATGGTCCAGGAGCCCCACAAGTTTG GGTTTAGCGCTCCGTTTGAGGCGTGCTGCGGGGCGGGAGGGGGCAAGTACAACTTCGACCTGAGCGCGAGGTGCGGTATGGACGGGGCCACGGTGGCGTGCCGCGACTCGTCGGCGCGGCTCAGCTGGGACGGCATCCACCCCACGGAGGCGGCTAACAAGGTGATCGCCGGGGCACTGCTCAGGGGACCCTACTGCACTCCTCCCATCCTATCCTAG